Sequence from the Drosophila innubila isolate TH190305 chromosome 3L unlocalized genomic scaffold, UK_Dinn_1.0 0_D_3L, whole genome shotgun sequence genome:
CCGCCTTTCCGCTAAATCTCATAAATTTAGCTTTGCTGGGCTTTCAGATTGGCCGCAATTTGGAATGACCTTATTTAGGTAATTGTGTGTAGAGCTTTAACCCGCTGGCGATCGAATTACAAGCtcgtaaatataaatttttattatacaaagcATTCGaaatgttttcagttttttagctcaagcaaaatttgtttactatttaaaaaaatggatattaaagttatttaatagTTCATTGAGAGTCCACTTACATAACTTTCGGgaataaactaattttattttgctcatttatatatcaaatttCCGAAGCTTAACTTAACTTCTGTGTTAGGACTCTGAAATGGATCTTGTAGAATGGAATTCAATGTTATTTGGAACAGAtatgttaaatgttaattttttatttatttatttacactgAAAACTATTAGAATGCACAATTTTAACTAATGAGAAGAAAGGTTAAAGTATACTTAAGTTGGATATTCCAAGTCCTTAGTTTATCTTCTTCTTTTAAGTCTGCTCTCCTTATTCTTCTCTTTTCAGAACAGAGAAaaggtttttaaaaaagtgtcaGAAGCATTTAATTGATCGTCAAACGATGCTCATAAAAATGGAGTTCTGTCTCCATTCTCGACAACTTTGCAAAACCGAAAGGTAAACAAACAGATGAAATGTTTTTGGATCTTGAAATGGAGttgagcaacagcaacagttgggACTCCATTTGCAGTTGGCTTCGTTTACCCGCTGTGTGACTGCGGGGTATGCAACAGTAGCCAAAGGCTGCCTCTCTTCCCCCCCATGTCGCATCAACTGCCGCTGATCTTGCCCCAAGCGGCATCTGCATTTCAGTGCGGCATCTCAGCGCATGTCATGTCTCGTATCTTCTGTGCTAATCGTAAATAACTGTCGAAATTTTTTGCTACTGTATGTGATTTGAGGATGAAAAGGAGTTTTGCCAAGTGGCCAACGGATTGGACTGCAGTCCCAccattattgttgctgttgttcttgttgttgtcgcggttgctgttgctggtgttatCTTTTGACGTTGCCTGAAACTGGGATCTGTGGACTGAGTCTGGCAGTTAAGAAGGCCTCTTTTTATGCGCACCTTAAAaaagcagacaacaacaaacggcaGATACTTAacttctcttttcttttttttttgcacacgGGGCACACTTATTGCCACGCAGCCTAAGAAAAACAtacacaaactcacacacacacacaacctcacacacacatatatatgtgggACAGAAACCGGAGTTGAAGCTGCGTCTTTGTATCTGAAGTTGGGGCCAGGCCGAGAGTCGAGTGAAAAACATGTTTGGGTATAATTCTTCTTTTACTTttgtagcttttttttttgaataccctataaccataaaatttacaaaaaaggGTGTCATAAAGCATGTGAGTTCcacatttattaactttagTCTTAATCCATTGAACATTGACAATTATCTCCAGTTAAATACTCGAATTTTGATAACGAATTAATTATTAGCGTTCTTAATGATCTATAGGATATCTGCTACTTTAACATATGTCACAGGCTTATTCGTATTTCTCATCTTCATCAAACTgtcattttaaatgtaaaagtaATCAAAGAAAGTATATTAAAGGGTATCTGCCAGTTCAGCATATTACATCTGGCATATTCTTActtgtttttgtattatttttattattattatttctttttagcatTGTCGTGCGTTTTTTAGGCTTTGCTTTCTTTACGTTTTGGACATGTATCTGaaagatacttttttttgtctgaGCGAgcgcgtgtgtgagtgtgtgtgctggtGTGTGTATCGGTGCTTGATGACGCTGACAAAGGTCTGTCCGCCCCAGCATCGAAGAGACTCAGAGACCCCAGCAGCGACCCCAAACCGTGGCCGTACGCGATTTTAATGAAGCACTTAAAAagcataaatgaaaatgaaaataaaaacccaACAAAGGCAACACACACTGCAGACAGACCCACACCCCAGGCCCGCCACCTATACCCTCACCCCCTCACTCACCCCTAGCCCACGCAATGCCAGTTTCAAGCCCATCTTCAGAACGACAATTGATGTGGAGCCTGACTgcctgcctgtctgtctgtccgtctctccgtccgtctgtcggtTTGTCGtacctcaacctcaacctcagCCTCAGATACATTACGTTCTCTTCTTCACTTTGCATCTCTTCACTTCTCTTCGCTTTTTTCCTCTGGTTCTGCTTCTTATTTTACTGTCCAAGTTTGCCTATGAGCAGAGTGCCAGCctcaaaattaattctaatcTAGCAAATTACGTTGGCCCTGAACCGAGCAGAGGTCGGGGGAGGTGCTCAGGACCATTTATGCAGTCGTAAAAATTAAAGACACCGCTTCCAGATAAGTGCGTGTGCGTTCACATATCCCACAGATGCCCTAAAATATccccaaccaaaaaaaaagagcacaaaatagaaaaagacaAGGAAAAAACCATAGTAGCCAATAAAACGacaaacattaaaaacattaacaacagCATTAGAAATACAAAAAGGAACGAGAGGGTATCAGTTGGGCCAATGTCATGCCATTGAATAATTGATGAGAAAACTGTGCGTACTTACGATAAGAAATCCATGATCTCTCAATGTGACCCTCGGTCCACAACAATCTAAACCCAATTCATGGCTAAATTATGCCCCCCCACCATAAGCTCACATTAGAACTCTGTATATAAGAAGGCATTTCCCTTTTCTATTGGTCATAAAAACAATCTAAGCTTTGACCCACACAACTCACATACTTTATAGTTATATCTCTATTCAGATTTATCTTCTTAATTGAATCAAAAACTGTAAACTGtcattactttgtcaaatctttaccgatttccttgcggaatatcaaaattaattattattatttcctctattttgactctgtaataaaattaagaaattcaatttttttccatcacatTCCATTTTGTCCACACCTTCCCCTTGacgctttttcaaaaacttcaaactgttatAATTTTGTCTAATCTTTAACTACTTtgctaaatattaattatcattataacttttattaagttttagtacttttattaaattatctaGCTTTTAATTATcagtatttaaaaaaggaaatttgGTCATGATCACCCTACGTAACAGTGAATCACCCTAATGCATAATGGCTAAACTGTTCAACGATTTCTCGCCTActtttgttgtcgctgttgtagttgtagttggtgttgctgctgtgtacatacatattgcGTTGGCAGAACGTTTGCAGTGGGTGCACTCTGCACCAATACAGACACAACGCTGTGCGTGTTGTGTGCAATTGTAGTTGTAGTGGCTGTGAAATGGGTTCATTGCACGTAGCCCCCTAAAACGACCAACTGGCCGACAGATCGAACGAGCGACCAACCGACCGAGCGACCAATCGACCGAACGCCCACAATACCCCACCACCCCATTCGACAGTCCCCacagttgttgtagttttagACAGCCTGGCCGATTCTCTACTTAGCTTCGTCTGCGGCCTCTGTCTTTGCCTCTGCAGTCGTCGCCGTCGCATCGGTCATCGTGCATTTTACTCTGTTTACGTGCCTGCATTTTGCTCAGCACTCATCGCTGTTTGACGCTGCTCTTTTgtttcgcattcgcattcgcggAGAGCGGCAGCACGAAATTGCCAATGCTTCTAATGCGGCCCGACTGCTCCAagccgacgtcgacgtcgacgctgacgttgCCACCTTCTATATGGCGACGACGCTGTGGcaaaaaaacatacacacacagacacagagcCACTCATACAGGCACATGCAAGTGGCcccaacgtcgacgtcggtGTTGTTAAtcgttgccttttttttgcgGGCTGCCATCATTTGCTTGCCTTGTTTTTTCCTTCTTTCTTCTTTTAGTTCATTCTGCTGTTgtcattttcttttgctttattttttgcagctctgtttctgtttcttccATAAGGttcgtcgctgctgctgcgctgctgcggcctctgctgttgttttgtctCTTTGGTTTCGTTGCCTTTGTCTGTTATGTTGTGTTCGCTTTGGTTGTCGCCTCgacttatgtatgtgtgtgtgtatcccAGTCTCCCCCGCCCTCACCTGCACcgacaagcacacacacacacacacacacactgacgtCGCTGCTGCCGAACTGTTGCTGTCggtgtttcttttttcatttttgcacaTTCTGTCTGTTCTCTCTTCTCGCTTGCATTTTGTGTATCTCATCTCGTGTGCGCTTTCGCCGCTTTTGCGCTGCTTTTGCCTCTGCTACATTGCTTTCCAATCTCTCGGCATCGCTGCGccccaaaagcaacaacaacaaccacagcgacagcaaacaatcgccgtcgtcgtcgtcgtcgctggcgtcgtcgtcgttgtcgttgccccgacgtcgtcgtcatcgttttCTCTATTTTCCTCAATCGCTTTgccttttcattttcaattcgCATATTTTGCAAACTCTACTTTCAGTTATTCGCCGATAATTGATGTCAAAGGACGCAGTTGTGCTTCGCGTTCGCTGCTGTCGTcgccgccgtcgtcgtcgtcgtcgccacCATCGCCTCCAGTTCCATACCGCAacagcatccacatccacatttgcatccacattcacatccacaATCGCATCAACATCCACATCCTGTCGCCATGCCCAAGGAGGATCCATTCGTAAATCGTGCACAGCTGTTAAAGGCCATCAAAAAGTATCCAGAGATTTGGGATTCAAACAACAAGCTGCACTTGTGCCGCAGCGTCACTTCGCCCATGTGGAACGAGATCGCCGAACAGTTTGGCGGTCATGTGCCTACAGGTGAGTGCGACTGAGATAGCCATAGCGTCTTTGtgtgtaacaacaacaacaaaagcaacagtgTGCAAGCTCAGCCTGTGgtcaatttgttattgttttgcattttgtttgttgccgCTCTCTGGCTCtccctctttttctctctctctctctctctctctatccccACAAGCAAATGAGAAACACTTTTGGTTTTATGCTCTGCGTGCGTGAGTCTAAAAATAGATGCACTCACGTCGTGTCACAGCTGGTGCAATGCTCAATTTGACTGTAGCTTCATCCAGTGCAGTTTCTTTGAACTTACCTcttaataccctgtacttttagaattgttttctatttgaaaattaagtaattgtaattaatgtattcctatttataaagtttgtttaatttaattattcttattaattattattaattaattatttgtatattactaagcaaataatttttaccaGGGATCGTAtatatgatgatgattattcattcatttacttttattttcattttttacaaattttcttaTTCACCTAGATagctttttaaagtttaattttttttttaaatattaattggtAACAGAAATCTAATAATGGCTCCTGAAGATGCTCttctgatttttttaaagtgttatATTTTCTTCTACTTTCTTATAAAGGATTTCTGCtataattagatttttacTTGTCTCTTTTATGAGTGTTTTagtgtatttttaaatgataattgAATATTCGAATTCTTTGTTCTTTCTTTCTGAACTTCTGTCTTCCACTGTCTTTCTTCTTTTAAACAGTGAAATTGCAGTCAATTTGGAGCCAAATGAAGTATCATTATCATAACTTGGTGCATCGTCAGATCCTGCACAAGGAGCGCTTCAATACCAAATGGGAACACTTTGAGCCCATGTCCTTTATGTACAACATAACCGTGGCCAAGATTGTGGGCGCCCAATCTAGCGCTGCCAGCTCTGAGACAGCGCCCCCTGCCGGCGAATCGCCGTTGCAAGTGGGAGGATCACCTTCAACGTTGCCGCCACCTCCATTGCCAAGTGCCTCACATGGACGGGGTCGTCCAAGCGGCAGCTTCAGTTGGTTGCAGTCAACTGCCACGACGACGCCTTCAACTCCACCGTCCACGACAGAGTTGCCACATCTGATCGCGCAGCCGCCCGCACATGGAATGAACTATACCGCCTTCACCGGACTCGTGCCTCCGGCTGCTGTCACCGTGGAGGCAACGACCACGCCCCCTCGCAAACTGGGCCGGCCCAGTTCGTTGCACAACAGCATGCGAGGTCGTATCATCGATGCCATTAAGGCGCGCCCCTCTCTGTGGGCGGGACGGCAGCGCAGCGAGAAGGGACAAGGCCAGAGCCGCACCTCCGCTGTGTGGAAGGAGGCGGCCACCGAGATGGGTCTGACGCCAAGTAAGTAATATCAAGACTCTACAACATGGGTCGAATTCTACAAGTGACTtaggcaacaacatcagcaattatttgtttttgcaattgctatGAGCAGATTCATAAATTATAGTATTTGTGTTCAGCACCTCGACTCGAAGCAGCGCATTTGCtgtgtttctttttgttaggagcatcattttattttaatttttagtagacACTTTTCGAATAGTCCAACTTCTTTATTAATTACCCGAGCAGCATAGATAGAAAGTCATTCATGGTATATAAAGGGCAGAGTATCTATCTATCCCTATGTATCTCAGACTTGTAATCTCTCCGTTGAAGTTACTAAAGAGAACTCTTTGAGTAGTCTAATACTCCTTTAGTACTCACTCCAGCTCATATATTTTATCTGCAGCTCTTATGCAGACTCGTTGGTCGATCATCAAGCAGCGTTATGTGGACGAGCTGCAGAAGGAGCGACATTCTCAATATGGACAGCAGGGATTTCGCTCCAATTGGGAGCACTTTGAGCGCATGTCCTTCATGCGGGAGATGCTGCTGAGAAAGGTGGACGAGCGGGAGCAGACACGGGAGCACATCCAGGAGATGGTCagtgagcagcagcaacagcagcagcatcatcatccacatccacatcctcattcacattcgcattcgcatcctcatcatcatcaacagcagcagacgGGAGCTGGACACGGTCATGCCCAGCATTTGCAACTGTATCGACCTCCAGGGCTGGCGGAGCATGCGCAGGACATGCCAATTGGATTGGTGCAACATCAGCTGCCCCATCATGGCGCCCTACAtacgcatcatcatcatcatccgtTGCACGCAGGTGTTAGGCGACGTGTCAAGCAAGAATCGGATCTTGAATGGGATCCCTTCGAGATGATACTCCATGTGCAGGGAAATGGCGAACCGGCGGCCAACTGAAGCAAGACTGAGACCACTGTGAGAATGCAAAAGCGAATGggtagagagagaaagagacagccTAGGTCTACactataaatatacacacatacatatacttatatatttatataacaatATATCGCCAGATGTAAAACTAACTTTATTACAATCCAATTTGTAATTCCAATTTACCACTTTGCTATCGAAATAAACATCACATAAAATGCACTGGCAACTCTTTCACTGGGGATGTTCCAAAATCTATAAGCTCCAACATAAAGGGATGTTTCTTTTgactgaaaaaaattttaatttaagcttaaattttttttaggattCGATTTTAAATGATCGAATATGTaactcatatttattttaagcgattatgtaaattttaggtCATTCTAAAATCGCCTTGTAAACACTTTTCTCCCATTTAAACGTTTCAAAGAATGCGTTTCAATATGGTAACTAAATGTATGCTATTTTTTGAACAGTGTGTGCAGCATTTGTCGATTGCCAAAATCAGAAACATGTTTTGCCTGCCACTTTGCACTTGCCACTACATTTCCTGCCTCTCCCACATTTACTTTCCCCAGCTTACCCCACATTCCCTCACTTGGCGGCCTCACATAATCGTAACTCGTGTAAAATTTCCACTTTTGTGGCGAGAAtctggagctgaagctgatgctgaagctgatgctgatgctgagcTGTAGTTGACTGTGGCACGCGTTATTCCAATCACGTGCCACACAgcacaaaacttttgaaaCTGTAAAGCGTTTATCAAAATACCCCCCATTCCCACCGTCACCATGAGCAGGCAAGGACTCCCTCCCTCCTCGTTACCCACTAAAGCACTCATCAGGCGAACATAATTGGTTGGCTTGTCAGCCGAAGGATTCCGCAGTCATTTGGCAGCAGCTTCTGCTTCAGCCTCAGCTTCGGAACTACCACTTGAAAAAGGGGGGTAATAGAGGAAAGGAAAATGGCGGTACTTTTCGGTATCttcaataataaatgcatttcacTGTCGAATTTGCCGCATTCTGCACAACACACGTGCCTTAAATAATTCACATCGCATTTAGCGGCGTTTTTGCCGGAGCTCTAATGGCCCCAGCGATTTGGTGGAAAGCAGCATGCGATTGGGTTTCGCTATGGTggaaagggggcgtggcacaaCGCCAGGTAAGTGGAAAGTAGTTGGCTACGTTTTTAGTTCTATGGCGAAAATTTGCCTAAAAACCCCAAAAGTAGTTTTGCCTCAACTTTTATGCTCTGTGCATTTATCAACGCCATCTCCCAAAAAACGAGATGCGACATGGAACGACTCCACGAAACACTACAGCAGCCCCTAAGGGGGGAAACGGTGAAGGGGTAAGTAAGGTGGGGGAAGGGAGGGTAGGTAAAACTTTACTataggtgtatgtgtgtatgtgggtgtgCCCGATGATGGAGCGTTATTTAAATGGTATTCGGATGCGTGCGTGCGAAAATGTTAGTTGCGTTTCCTTAAAACTGCCAAGAAAAATGGCCAGAACCGAGATAAGCTAAGATTTCTTACCCCAACAGCATGCTTAATATGCGGAGCGTAAAGTAAAAGCCATGTTTTGCGCTCTAAGATGGCCTAAAAAATAGTTCACAGACTGGTTTAGCAGTGGTTCCATGGAAATGTCATTTGTAGATTTGCTTAAAGAggatataatatatgtaatgATATAATATATCTAGCTTTTAGTCTACATTCTTTGgcatttatataatatttggtTGATAATTTCACATGTAAGATACATTTATGGTAagattatttcataaaaaaaatttaattaattttcctcAATTAtccattaataatatttaattaaattagaagctttataagaaaatatgattttgaatctataattaaaatcaaatttaaataattttaattgtagtccaatcaaatattaaatgcataaatgcgaaataaatttgaggtTTATCTAAATTATTATCTATGCTGAGGCCAATACTAACTTTTCTCTTTGGGGGCATCTTAATAGCTTTGTAGTGGAACGTGCCACAGTGAAAACTTTGCATGCCTAAATGCTTGGGAGGTGCTTTCTTTCCGCA
This genomic interval carries:
- the LOC117788687 gene encoding uncharacterized protein LOC117788687, whose amino-acid sequence is MPKEDPFVNRAQLLKAIKKYPEIWDSNNKLHLCRSVTSPMWNEIAEQFGGHVPTVKLQSIWSQMKYHYHNLVHRQILHKERFNTKWEHFEPMSFMYNITVAKIVGAQSSAASSETAPPAGESPLQVGGSPSTLPPPPLPSASHGRGRPSGSFSWLQSTATTTPSTPPSTTELPHLIAQPPAHGMNYTAFTGLVPPAAVTVEATTTPPRKLGRPSSLHNSMRGRIIDAIKARPSLWAGRQRSEKGQGQSRTSAVWKEAATEMGLTPTLMQTRWSIIKQRYVDELQKERHSQYGQQGFRSNWEHFERMSFMREMLLRKVDEREQTREHIQEMVSEQQQQQQHHHPHPHPHSHSHSHPHHHQQQQTGAGHGHAQHLQLYRPPGLAEHAQDMPIGLVQHQLPHHGALHTHHHHHPLHAGVRRRVKQESDLEWDPFEMILHVQGNGEPAAN